Proteins encoded together in one Bos indicus isolate NIAB-ARS_2022 breed Sahiwal x Tharparkar chromosome 3, NIAB-ARS_B.indTharparkar_mat_pri_1.0, whole genome shotgun sequence window:
- the ATP5PB gene encoding ATP synthase F(0) complex subunit B1, mitochondrial, which produces MLSRVVLSAAAAAAPSLKNAALLGPGVLQATRIFHTGQPSLAPVPPLPEHGGKVRFGLIPEEFFQFLYPKTGVTGPYVLGTGLILYLLSKEIYVITPETFSAISTIGFLVYIVKKYGASVGEFADKLNEQKIAQLEEVKQASIKQIQDAIDMEKSQQALVQKRHYLFDVQRNNIAMALEVTYRERLHRVYREVKNRLDYHISVQNMMRQKEQEHMINWVEKRVVQSISAQQEKETIAKCIADLKLLSKKAQAQPVM; this is translated from the exons GGTATTGCAGGCAACGAGGATCTTTCACACAGGGCAGCCAAGTCTTGCCCCTGTACCACCTCTTCCTGAACATGGAGGAAAAGTTCGCTTTGGGCTGATCCCTGAGGAATTCTTCCAGTTCCTTTATCCTAAAACTGGTGTAACAG gaCCCTATGTGCTTGGAACTGGGCTTATCTTATATTTACTCTCCAAAGAAATATACGTGATAACTCCAGAGACCTTCTCTGCCATATCAACAATAGGGTTCCTTGTCTATATAGTTAAAAAATATGGTGCTTCTGTTGGGGAATTTGCTGATAAACTCAATGAG CAAAAAATTGCCCAACTGGAAGAGGTGAAACAGGCGTCCATCAAACAAATCCAGGATGCTATTGATATGGAGAAGTCACAGCAGGCACTGGTTCAAAAGCGCCATTACCTTTTTGATGTTCAAAGG AATAACATTGCTATGGCCTTGGAGGTTACTTACCGGGAACGGCTGCATAGAGTATACAGGGAGGTAAAGAATCGCCTGGACTATCACATCTCTGTGCAGAATATGATGCGTCAGAAGGAACAAGAGCACATGATAAACTGGGTGGAGAAGCGTGTGGTGCAGAGCATCTCTGCACAGCAG gagaaggaaacaatCGCCAAGTGCATTGCAGATCTAAAGCTGCTCTCAAAGAAGGCTCAAGCTCAGCCAGTTATGTAA
- the C3H1orf162 gene encoding transmembrane protein C1orf162 homolog isoform X2, whose protein sequence is MGTQMSKPEPNDKGSGTHPSTASAVTSAPCLSGHPSKEHLVLAFFAGVILTLLLMAFVFLIIKSCRKCPMGETCSSSSWHLQQVIPVPRPWILLQIIQPSFHPQRRYIPMPA, encoded by the exons ATGGGAACTCAAATGTCCAAACCTGAACCAAACGATA AGGGATCAGGCACCCACCCCAGCACAGCCTCGGCAGTGACCTCCGCACCTTGCCTCTCTGGCCACCCCAG CAAAGAACATTTGGTCTTAGCCTTTTTTGCTGGGGTTATACTGACACTGCTGCTGATGGCCTTTGTCTTCCTCATCATAAAGAGCTGCAGAAAAT GCCCCATGGGTGAGACTTGTTCCTCTTCTTCCTGGCACTTGCAGCAGGTCATTCCAGTCCCCAGACCCTGGATCCTCCTTCAGATCATCCAGCCAAG CTTTCATCCTCAGAGGAGGTACATACCTATGCCAGCATGA
- the C3H1orf162 gene encoding transmembrane protein C1orf162 homolog isoform X1, producing MGTQMSKPEPNDKGSGTHPSTASAVTSAPCLSGHPSKEHLVLAFFAGVILTLLLMAFVFLIIKSCRKSGHSSPQTLDPPSDHPAKLSSSEEVHTYASMIFKAPEENSDHLTKSVQNAVHLDPVVYVQVKVTNSPCLSSEA from the exons ATGGGAACTCAAATGTCCAAACCTGAACCAAACGATA AGGGATCAGGCACCCACCCCAGCACAGCCTCGGCAGTGACCTCCGCACCTTGCCTCTCTGGCCACCCCAG CAAAGAACATTTGGTCTTAGCCTTTTTTGCTGGGGTTATACTGACACTGCTGCTGATGGCCTTTGTCTTCCTCATCATAAAGAGCTGCAGAAAAT CAGGTCATTCCAGTCCCCAGACCCTGGATCCTCCTTCAGATCATCCAGCCAAG CTTTCATCCTCAGAGGAGGTACATACCTATGCCAGCATGATTTTCAAAGCCCCCGAAGAAAACAGCGATCACCTGACCAAGAGTGTACAGAATGCTGTACACTTGGATCCTGTTGTCTATGTTCAGGTTAAAGTGACAAACTCACCTTGCCTCTCCAGTGAGGCTTGA